The Halictus rubicundus isolate RS-2024b chromosome 6, iyHalRubi1_principal, whole genome shotgun sequence genome contains the following window.
CGGAAGGGCCACGGTCGAAAATCATTCGTTTCGAGAGGGAGTTTAGATAACTGTCCGAGATTGTGTGCGTTGCACCTGCGGATCTAGGGTTGGAGGGCGAGGGTTGCAGGGGACTATACGTGTTCGACCAAAGCAAACACCTTGAGTGGCCAAAGAGGCGCCTCTTACGTGGCACAGAGGGTGAACGGGGGCGACGTGCGCTGTAGCGGATAAGACAGGGGCGTGCCTCGAGTTCACGGCGCCGCGGTATTTATTTTGGCAAGTACATCCAGCGAGGCTTCCAGGACCCGGGCGACTCTCTCGATCGCTACAAACCACCACCGTCGAACTGAACGCATTGTGGAAATCACCGATCTCTGCAGTCTGGACACGTCAACATGCCGTCGGGAGAAACGGGGTGTCCCGTGTTTGCACGATCCACTGTGTGTAGACACGCTGAGTGCATTCAGTGcaccttgaaatatttttttcggaaCGAGCGAAACAAAATTGGGCCGAaaactaccccccccccccccattttgCAGGAACAAGCTCGGTGGGTAGTTAGTAGTGCCGGTGGTCGTACAGGTTGATAATTTTGTAGAGTTATCCTTGAAGGGATGGAGAACAAAAAATACCTGACCTGTTTTGTTATATTTGCAATAGTTTAATCCGAAAGAAAGTACCTGTTGTGAAAACAATTATAGGGAGTTGTAATTTTACTGATCTATCCCAGAAACATCACAAAACAAGAGACCATtactatattttattaattataaaagtTAGCAAAGTAGAATTGTATATAAATTTTGACCATGTACAggacaatttaaaatatttctcaaCGTGTTGGCAACCTGTGAGAATTGTAAGGAGACCAATAAAAAATACACCGAGCCACAAAAGTTCCTCCCTCGGTCGTCGCCGGGGGAGAACGTCATTTAACGCGAGAAATACTTTGAATAGCAATATCCATTATCGCGGAGTTACACTGGAACTAATACCCTGTTTCATCGTAATCGGATTAGACTTTGAAAGACAGAACGAGAGGGGTAGCCAAGACCAACGAGGAGAGAAAGCGAATTTTCGGGATGACTACAATCGACGGAAGGTGGTTGAAAGTAAAGGGGGTGGAATTCCTCGAGATAGTAACGCGCGAGCAAACCGTGCCGCTGAAACACACCCTTAGGATTACTCCCATACATATTACATCACCTATTCACCAACCATATTCTGTTGAAAATGTACGCTGTAAAATGACAGAATCAAGTTCCCAATGAAAGAACAAATAATCGCTGGTAAAATATAGGATAACATTTTTTCTGACAaagggttgtaaaaaaagaaattcaatttcgtaaaaattgtCACAGATTCGAGAATTTTGGTCTAGGtttcatttctattttattttttacgtCGCATTGATTTTAAATAATTGGGGATGGTTCTGTAGCTCTGCGACttctacaaaaattgtatttgagAAATTGTTGAATCGTCTAAATTAGAGAAATAATTGCACCAACTTGTAGCATCAATAATGAAATTTATGATTTAATCTGCGTCCCTTTGATTTTGTTAGTTTTAGTGGGATTAATTGGGATGTGTGACTGCCTGTATAATTTTGCTGTATCTTTCCAGGACCTGCAGTGATTTGTAAGGATCGCGTTCGAGAAGGCTGAACCGCGGAAATAATTGTCTAGTCCGTCGGAATTGAACAAAGGGGTCGTAGAACGGGGTCGAAGCCGAATGGAAATAAGCGGGCAGTTTTATTTCATTACCAGGCTCGTTGGAACGATTGATAATATTGGCTCGAGTAGATGAGTCGATGCCAAAAGCCGTCGTTCCTTCGCAGCGAAGAGATGTCTCGCGTTTAGCTGTCTTTCTCCccccctccctctttctctttttctctttccccgCTACGGGAAATTGCTGCGCCGGAAATTGAGTGGCGGAGCTCCCCGCGAGTGTTTGACGTCGCGCGACAAATTGAAAGTTACTGCTGCTGGGGAAACGCGCGCGACAATATTTTATAACTTCAGCGTGAATAATGCTTCGGGGTTACGGGTCTATTTAGCAATTCCGAGCGGATCCGATCGGTCCGATCGAGTCATAAAATTCCGCCCGACAACGTCCTCCCCTTCGCGATTACTGCAAATCTTAAAGCCCTTCTGTtacacaaaaataataaattagaaacTCCTTGCCACCTCATCTACAACATTTCATGCATCATTAATCTCCGGCGATTTTGTTGTCAacttgaaatattaaaaaatgtcagAAGAAAATTAGATAGAAGCGATTGCGAGAAATAGGGGCtacatagaaatttattttcaatattttctctaCCACAAATTGAAGATAAGTAGTTCtcgattttcattaaaatttaataactTCGTTTGAgattattatttcaaagaaaaatattgaGCAGTATTTAAATACAGCACTGTCGTTTAAAACTTATTAATAAAACATTGCCAGTTAagctattaaaaatttcaacaatataggaataaaatatttttgaatattcTACTGTTGTATGCACGATTTAATCATAAATTCCACGCTCCTAATTTTGGGCTGGTATTAAAGGATTTCTTTGGTGCTTTCTGCAGAAGCCATGATCGACGAGGGTATCTTGTGTGTACAGATCGCGACGCGTTTTCAAACACAGCTATAAAACACAGGATAAAAGCGAATCCCGGATCCGAAAGAATAAATAAACGCCTTAGTTTCTATTACGTAGGATTTAAATCGTTCAGCGGAAAAATTAGTGGATCCCACGAGGACATCGATTCATCGAGACGATTGGAGGGAGGCCGATGCCTTTCAGTGCCAATGATCCGCGAAATTGCTTTACGCAATCGGCCATTATGCGTCTGAAAATTCTGCGAGGCATTCGAGATCAGGACGGCGTTTGATGTGATACggatattatatgtatattgctCGTTGTCAGTCACGTTTGATTGCACCGATCGCGCAATTATCGATACCCTTTTGTCGTGCAATAAAATTCAACCGCGAGAGCGTTCTCTCGCATAGGTCCCGGATCACCGAGCCTATAAAACAAACTGTTACCGGAGCACGCGCCCGCGCTGCGCGAACAGAGGTGGAATTGTCAAAAATTTGCTTTTGACAAATAGCCAATTTTAGCGCGAAGTGTCGCTTCGTAACCAATTTTCGCGACACCCGACCTGGGACACCGCGCTCGGCCGTTCTGAAGCAAAAATCATTGTACGTTTTACATATTCCGCATTTCATTTCCTCTTCCTCGCTTTcacaccatttttattttattaggcTATTTTATTCCCGATTCCTGAACCGCTCtaaattttacttgaaattGTTTTTCAAACTGCGGGTTGTTTCACACACTTCTGTCCGTCTGAGATTTTACCGGAAGCATACAAGTTTTTCTAGGATTCCTACAAATGCATTGTTTGCGCGATGTACACAATAGAATAAAGTTACCAATAATATTCCTGTTCAGTGCAACGTTTAAACAAACGATCCAGCAGGTCGCAGGATTTTTCTGACCTGGAGTAAAATTTTAACACACACCTGCGCTCTCAAAGCTGTTGAGAGTAGAAAGAATTTGTTGAAGCAGCGGTGCAGCCGgattttttcgcgtagaatgcAGGACCCGCATGCAGCGTTGAATGCGTTCGAGGCAACGTTTTCGGGACGCGCATAAATTTTGTAGGTCGTTGCCGAATTAAAGTAACAGGAAGAGTACGCGGGTGGAATATAACAGAGTGGTTGGGTTGAAAGGGACGAGTACCTTTTAGGAGTTTAGAGATTACACTTGGGAGGAGCTAGTAGTAATGCAGAGGTGAATCTCGCAAGAGCAAGCCGCTCATTCCCACGAAGGATTCGACAGAACTTATAATACCTACGATGGGGGATCGGTTGCAGCACGCTTCCATCCACTGTCGCACCTTCTCCTCCTTTGCATCGCTACGCATTCATAATTCAATGTTGAGCGCCATTTATCTGGCTCCTGCGACCTCGAAACCTCTGCACGAGCTCCTGTTTTTACGAACCTAACCCCGGAATCTGCATGCGACTCCGTCCGAAAAATAAAGTACTACAATCGGGGAAATACTTTTGAAAAACATCGAGCGCAGTTCGTTGCACCGTTAGGCAAAAAAACATTCGGCTCGATTCGAAttctttatgaaaatattttcgtaccggtgagaaacgaaaattgtcaaTTTATATGCTAGAAGTGAACGCTCAGGACAAAGACGCATCAAATTCAGACGGAAATATTTTAAAGGGTGGCagcccttaacactagatttacgggggcACTAGAActgattattttacattacttcataaaaataacgagattgTGCCTGTTCAaaattttagccattttttaaataatttgtgaCCCTAGGAAATTTGTTTCACAGTTCCACATGGATGCAATTTCTTATCTTTGCAATCTCAAGTAGTGTTGATAGTGTTAATACACTAGACATTTCTCGTCTGACCGGTATACCAAGGCAAACtcaaatcacaattttttttggAGAACAGATAGATTTGCGTTCACTGCGGAGAGTGAAGGACGTGTGCGTTGCTTGAGAGTTGAAGTATCTAGTTGTTTCCGACATCGAAATTTTCTATTGAACACCTTtcttttttgtatattttatacAGATCCAATTCAGGCGACGCTTGGTcggtttaaataaaattgaaatggcGTGTCAGTGAATGGACGGTATGATCGATGGAACCTTCAACGAAGACTATCTCTTTCTGAAGATACTTCAGCACTGTGCATTAATAATTTCACTAATCTGACGATCTATATTAATAGCTAGGATATTCGTTTCTCAAGATCAGGTTTTTCGGCGATGAAACCGCGGAGTTAGCAGCTAATCTTTTTTCAAAGACTTGTGGGTGCTTTGTTTGACGAACCGCCTGGTCTGCCTGTAAACGAACCGTAGACCGAAAAACAACGAGCTAAGGAGGAGAACGAAAAGGGCAAACACAACGGCGATGATGTCCAAGTGCAGCAGCTTGAAGAACGACATGTCCCTCGCCCTGCAACGAAGATGCTTCGCCCCTTTGTGACGAATAACGTGCTCTATCCACCATATAGCGAGCTCCATCGGGTGGTGCGGCAGGTCGCGCAACAAGTCACTAAGCTTCCTGACGTTTTCTTTGTAACTAAATGCGAGAAGACAGAAGACAAAGGACTTAATTACTCGGCGATGCTATTATCTGGATTAAAGGGAACCCGGAGGAAGGGGGACACGAGGGGGGTGATGGACAGTGTCTTTTCGAGGGAGCACGAGGATTCAATGGGAGAAAACATCTTCaatgggggtgggggaggggatgatGATGTTGAATCGGCCGATGCTGATCGAACACAAGTTACCTTGgatttaaaattactttcagGATGGCTCGTTTGAACGTCTCCTTCGTCAGCTCGGACATTTGGACATCCTCCGCCACGCCACGTCTCTTCAGCATTTGTACGTTCGCATACTGATCGGCGAAGACCGGTATACCTAGCATCGGAACGATGTGTTCGATTGCCTCCTCTAGGCTCTGCATGCCGCCTTGGAATATGAACAACAGGATGTTCGGATGCGCTGAATGAAAAGAATTCAGGTTCAATTTTTCCGCGACGAGTTTGTACGTTCTCGTGATTTTTCGTCTCGTGGTGTATACTAACAGAGAATTTCCTGCTGCGGAAACCAGTTTCGAATGATCACGTTCTCAGGCTTGTCCTCGACGTCGATCTCGGACTTCCAAATGATTGTGTACGGCAGCTCCGCGAACGCCGACAACATGGCGGTTATCAATACATTGGAAAACTGTTTCACTTTCACGTTCGAACCCAAGCTGAAGTAGATGAAACCGTTCTTCGCGTTGTCTAGAATGGTTTTCAGATCCTAGGAAGAATATCAAACGATAAATCGAATTGTTTCGTTGAAAATTTATTGCGAAACCTTCGGAGAAATCTCAGCAACGATGGCTGTTCATTTTGTAAATTACCTGCGGCAGAGTCTTGTTTTTCGAGGATTCCAAGAAACGGCACCCACCGATTTGCACGATTCCAGGAACCATCGGCCTAGGATCCGTGAGGAACGGATGACTGTTGACCAACAAGAGCTCGAAACGGTCCGACAGTTTTTCAATAGGCGGCATAGTGTCGCCGAAATGCTTGCGCAACACTTTGTCCTGCATCGGTAAACATCTGTAGAAATATTGTGCCCCCGCTAGGACATTCGTATACGCTTCGTAGAATCGATGCCAGAAATTCGTCATCGGATATCCAGTCACTGGATCTAACCCGTAAGGCGTCAGTAACTCATTCCCTGAGAAACAACAAATAACAATTAAACGATACCGAAAACACCAGTCTACAAATTTGCAAAgcaattataatttcaaaatacaatAAATTGCTTTATTAAAGGATCCGCTCTCacggaaaatttttaaaagctATTTTATACAGTAGAATCGTTCGTTTTTCACTTTTGTACGCTAAATGGAGAAAATCTGAAACGAACTGGGAATGGGTTTTCACTAATTTTCTTACGTTGTCATTCTCACTTAGGGAACACATACCAAATTGAATGTGGTGCTGGAAAAATATGTGAGACGTACACACTCCGATCATGGGCACGTTTAGTCGAACCGGCAGTGCATACAGAGCATCGTAGAACATCTGTTGCATCACGATCAGGTCGAATTTTTCAGTGCTATTCGGTGCTAAAATATTTTGCATCGCTGGATGAGAGAGCACTATGTCGCTGACCACCCCTCCGTGGTCTATTATTGCTTCAAGGAACGTAAACACGCCACTCTTCGCAAAATCCACGTAATTCACGACGCTGTTCCATTTTCGGACCAAGATGCTTAGGTCAATTTCTGTGTAATTGGCTAATACTAGATCATCCGCGGGGTAAGCTGTGAAAACAACCATCTCGTGTCCATGTTTCACCAACTCTGACGACAGTGCTCGAAAAACCATCTGCAGAATTCGAGAATCATGTTAAATATGTCTTTTTTAATTGGTTTCGGTGGTTGTACTTTATCTGACAAAAAGTGAACCTGATGACTGCGAGATGGATACGGGTAGACAGCTAAGATCCTGGCTCCAGCAGCGATCGATGAAAATGCAACGAGTAGAACACATATAGTTAGGCGCGACATTTCGACTATTTCGTTCGACTGGCTAAAATGAATTGAAGCATTTTTTGTAGAACGATTTCGCCtgcaaataatatattttatgcgGCAGATAAGATAACGCTgacaatgaaaatatttgtcgttTTATCGTATCGTTCTTCTATTTCTATGCAAATTGCTGATTGTTTATCCAGAGGTTTGCGTCGCCTTGAGTATaatgtttataattttttaatatacataacccctttttcagaatttttttttaactttttaacaCATTAAATTCTAGATTTTCTTCAGATTTTTATAGATTTCATTCGAAAATAGTTTTCACACACTAACACTTCTGTTAAATTTTGTTCAACGTACATGGAACGAATCGACTCGCTATTCCAACTGATAAGAAACAAAGAAATCAGCCGTTTGACCACCATTGCCGAATGTCTTTAGCTCTGTCGAATCTCTGTGGTAATAAATGATCTCAAAAGTACACATTGCATACGTTGCCGGTGTAATCTTTAATGTTCTTAAATCGATTAATACACAGGACTTTAAGTCGCGCGTTCCATTAAATTAATTACGATTTAATTCCGGCAGCATCAGTGCTTATCATTTCAATTCCGTAAATTTTCCCAAATTCAACATAAAAAAGCCAAAAGAGCCAACATTTTCTCCCTAATTCTGCGAAATTACAAGATACACAACTTTACGAAGGACCTGAAATTATTTACATAGTCACAGCTTAATCAGACAGAAAGTTGGATCTGGGCAGTAAAAAAGAGGGGTGCTTAGTTTTAATTAATACCCTGAATTTCTCCGATGTAAATTTTTATCTTACAGTTTCCCCAATTTTGTGTGGCACAAGAGATAGTCCAGTGATCCAGAAAGTTGGGTCTGGGCATGAAAAAGTCGGGGGTCGTGGGTTTCGATGTGTTTCGTGGATTTCGGGGTACTCCTGCGTCCATTCTACCGATTCGGCTGCGCGTCCCGATACAGGTCTGCGGACCCTGAAAACGCGGCGTTACCATTATCATCGATGCCGTAGAACGTCATTGGCTTAAttggtcggtcggtcggtcgcaCGTTTCGCCGGTGGTCGGCGTGTATTTGCTGGAACCATGCAGTTGAGCGCAGCCACGCGTGATTTCCCTCTGCTCGGCCATCTGCACGCATCACAAACCCCAAAAGGGTGCTCTTTCACCCGGGCCAGCATCGGCTGGGTGGCCTGGGTAGCCAGGCCTGTGTGGGTGGCACGAGATATTGCTGGTTGCCTGGGTGAAGAGTCGAGATGGCGGCTGCGGGGCCGCCGGTGGTCTGGAAAGCGACGGTGCGCAAGTTCCAAAACAAACATACGACTTGAACAGGCCGGATCGTTTTCTGGTTGGAAAGCTGCCGGGAAAATCGGCACTGAACTTTCGACAACAAGACCCGCGCCTCTCTCgatcccccacccccaccctcgGACCCGAACCCGCGAGTTATGAACGTCGGACTGTCCTCCAAACACTCGTTATTTTTTCAACAACGGTCCGACCGGATCGGTGAAACGTACACGACGACCTGTGACATCACCTGGACTCACACCTGTATCTCCTGGAATACTACACTACGGAGGCACTCGATCGCAGCGTGTGATCATTGCGTAAAATTATTATTCCCACGCGATGTTATATGAAAATTTGATAACATTTTTCGGGGTGGGggtgaaaataaaatagtatttggTCCACGAAGCGAGACGTCAAGGTAACAATACCATTTATTTTAGCCTCTTTTTtcagattaaaataaattcgGCAACACGTTCCTTGTTTGTTGCAGAGTGCTTTGCTGCAGGGGTATTTGATTACAATTCAGTGTTGGAAGCTTTTACTTGTGCGATTTATTTttgaattattttgaaacaaTATTGAATTTGGGGTACATCGCACAAAACGTCTGTCAGCATTTCTCACAGTATTTCAAAGCGGTAGAATTGTATAAACATTTGGTTTTATTTAATGAAAGGATATTGTAACAACAAACTAAAAATTGGGGGCACAGTGCGCCGCGTTTACTATTGTCTATCGCGGAATGCTCCATtggccattttaaaaaattcccacttctgttttgtaaaaatgtcgacggagaaaaatatttctttgttGGAAAAATAATATGACATTTTTCGAGGACGCTGCGTGACTCGTCTATTATTGTCTGTTGTAGAATAGTCCATTGCAGAGGTATTCGATCGCGTTCTGACGATTGACAACGGTTTCAAAGCGCGGTTGCAATGTTAAACATAATTATCGCGACTATACGTCCTTGCATTTCAGTTCTTCTGTCGTTAAAATATTCACTTCGACTTCAAGGAATGACTGCTTCACTTTAGCCTTATCGGTATcgaatatttatgaaatatagAAAATGGAATGCTCTATTTCCACTTGCCATCCAGGTACACTATTCATCCAATACCTCGCCAATACAGTGTAAAAAGTGAAGTAAAAATAGAAAGCAGTAAAATCAAAATGTACGCTTCAAATGCAAAGTGTAGATAGAAAAAATAGGAATTAAGTGTAAGAAAATAGAATGTAGAAGGTATGCTTACCCAGTTGTTCCAAAATATTGTTCCTGGGGAGCACACCTGTGCAAAAAGTCATCCCGAAGAAACAGGGGAAGACGAGATCGCGGAATTAGTTTCAGCGGGTAGATTTAAAAGAAAGAGGCTATTAGGATGGCTTATCGTTTCCGATCAATATTTCAATGAGGGGTGAGTTAGGGGCGGGGGGACGAGGGGGATTCGCGATTCATAAAAGTCGCGATCAGCAAATGCCGGCGCGCAGAAGCAATCCATTCGCTCTGTCGAAGGATCCGCGTTTCATTTACCTGTGCGCGGGTGGATACCCCTCTCCCTATCGTCATCCCCATCACCATAAAATTGCGGATACGTCAAAGAGGCGCAGTAACTCGGAAGAAGCAAACGATCCCTCAAATCAGATCGGACCAGGAGGGCCTTTGAACGATTCGAGGCTACTGCGCGAGAGCGGAAGGAATTGCacggtgtggggggggggggggggtgttcgCGTCCGAGAAGCGGAACGAACAGCGGGGCTGGTTTTCTTCTTTCCGCTGCGGAGAGGAGATAGCGGGTATTATCGGGAAACTAATTAAACTGGAacataagaaataaaataaagggAAGAAGGATTATCGTTCTCATGGTAGACTGCCGCCCCCTCGCCCGCCTTCTTCTTCGACCCCTTTCCAACCCCTCTTTCGCTCTCGACGCGAAAACCACGGGTTACCTTCGAATCACCGACAATCAGAATTATTTCATTTGACttgtaagtagactgcggattttatgcatttcttgtAAAAATGAATCGGGAAAACGTGAACATTCCTCCAAGGTTACTCCCTCTACTGATACATTGGTGGAACAGTTCTCGGGAGGTGACGTCACATATTGCCTCGGCGGGAATTTTTGCGGCAACGTTGCTTACACCACAAGGACAATGTCGATGAATTGATTAATGATGTTGGCAAATACACTGTCGGTGATGCGAAGGTAACCTGAAAGCCAGTCTTCTAACGTTCGCCGCTAGAACGATTCTACCTTCGGAGCCAGACGGGTTTCTATCCGGCAACGAGGTTCGTCCCGAAGCCGTGAAGCCCATGGTGATGGTGGTGTAACCTCGATGGTGTGCTCTCGCAGAGGCGTTACTGCAGGTAACGGTGCCGGAGGCCGGAAAGTAATTAGGCTGTAGGCGAGAGATGTGGCGGATATTATACCACGATGGCTGTTACCTGGCCTGCGCCGACGCTGCACCAACCTGGCCGCAGTTGTTGTTATCTAACTTAAATGAACCGTGTAATAATATCGTTCGGAGCTGCTCTCCACCCTCGCTGCGATTTTTCTCTGTGATTCCGAAGATACCGGCTCATCCTTACACACATCCATCTCATTGACAATCGTTCCATCGACAGGATTTTATCCATATCGGATTTTGCGGACAATATTTACACGGTTGCAATGTTTATTTGTCGATGTAGATTTCTAGTGCGTGTACCGATTTCTGTTTGTCCTCGTCCGCTGACAACATGAGCATCTACATGTATAATTACCTGCATATTCATTTcgttgattaaaaatataacattCCGAATGATACTGCAAATGAATGTACGTAGTCACGAGAACCAAAATTTGATTTGAGTTTAACAGAAACGAATGATTTatatgattttatttaaaatcttCATCGCACGCCCGACTCGATTTTATTGGACTAGGGGTTAATGGTGATAATTTGCAGTAGAAGTGGATACGGATATCGTCGATGAAATGATTGTCCTTTACAGAGAGAGTCATGGGATAATTCGAACAGTAAAAATGATTTGCAGGTTCAACTTGAGCTCGTATTTTAGAACGTCTCGTTCGATTTATGGACAGACTACGCTGGGTTTGATAAATTTGAGTATTATCTATTTCGAGAAAGTTAAAGTGAAATATTAGTTTGCTGTCGCAAAAGTTTCACCTTCCTAGTGAATCTCCATTCGTGACTGATAACGGAGTTCTAAGTGTTTCTCGGAAAGTGCTGGTGAAAAAGGTTGTTACCCGCGCAGTGAAATCTATAGAATTAATACAAACAATGATATGTAAGAATTTAGAGCGTCGATTGCCCCGTGCGTGGATGATTCCttggaaaaaattttgtttcgcaATATTTAGCTTGCCATAGTTACATCGCCGCGCCGGTAAACAATACAGAGGTCTAAAAAAcgagaacaatttttaaaacaaggAAAAACCCGACATTATTCAATTTTAACGAATTCAAAGTACCTGTTATCAGCCATTGAAGCGAATTTTCGACATTGGGAATGGCGTTCGAATGCCACCTGGAAATAATATGCATCCGGATGAACGAAGAGACACGGCGGGAAAATTCAATTAGCGATCGATTTTTATAGAATACGTGCTTCGCTTGCACCTTGCGCCTCTCGATCGTCAATACCGATTGACGTATCGTAAATCTGCGACGCACAGTCATCCGTCACTGTCGCGTTGCAATCTTTGGACCAGGCATTTGATAACAACAACTACACTTCTGTCTGGACAATAAAAGGGCGTCTTTCACCCCATCTAAATGCAAACAAAACTCCCCGAAAATAAAACACTTAGGAATCAGTCCCAAAAAGGAAACACTGTTTTTTCACCTCCGAATTATTTCTGATTAAACCAATTGGCCTGAGaacaattaattcatattttccgtgtcatagaaaattttttaatcttgcaaatttgaaaaatatagaaattacCTGTATCAAGAAATTTAGCTGACAGAGATAAGACTATGTGAGAATGTCTCTAGGTTTTGAAAATTGAGggaattgtattttttttttaagatatgAAGCCTGAGACATAAATTGACAGTTCAATTTGATAGCGTTAACAGGTCCGGTCGAGCAGACTGTCCGAGCATATTTTTACAACGTTGATATCCGGGTTCTGGCGTTTTACCAAATTAGTCATCGGTCAGCTCGCCATCAATGACGGGCTGGCGCGTCGCGTGGATCGCGGCCGCTTCAACGCGCTGGAAACAAAACACGCCCGCTTGTTTTTCAAACGATTTAGGCGAC
Protein-coding sequences here:
- the LOC143355220 gene encoding UDP-glucosyltransferase 2-like, which encodes MSRLTICVLLVAFSSIAAGARILAVYPYPSRSHQMVFRALSSELVKHGHEMVVFTAYPADDLVLANYTEIDLSILVRKWNSVVNYVDFAKSGVFTFLEAIIDHGGVVSDIVLSHPAMQNILAPNSTEKFDLIVMQQMFYDALYALPVRLNVPMIGVCTSHIFFQHHIQFGNELLTPYGLDPVTGYPMTNFWHRFYEAYTNVLAGAQYFYRCLPMQDKVLRKHFGDTMPPIEKLSDRFELLLVNSHPFLTDPRPMVPGIVQIGGCRFLESSKNKTLPQDLKTILDNAKNGFIYFSLGSNVKVKQFSNVLITAMLSAFAELPYTIIWKSEIDVEDKPENVIIRNWFPQQEILSHPNILLFIFQGGMQSLEEAIEHIVPMLGIPVFADQYANVQMLKRRGVAEDVQMSELTKETFKRAILKVILNPSYKENVRKLSDLLRDLPHHPMELAIWWIEHVIRHKGAKHLRCRARDMSFFKLLHLDIIAVVFALFVLLLSSLFFGLRFVYRQTRRFVKQSTHKSLKKD